Genomic DNA from Gemmatimonadales bacterium:
ATCGGTGAGTTCGCGGAGGGCGGTCGGCGGGTTTTCGAGTACCGGTCTGAGCAGCCGATGCTGGCCTTTTACTCCTTTCTGTCCGCCCGGTACGAGGTCAGGCGGGATCAATGGAATGGCGTGGGGCTCGAGGTCTACTATCACAAGGATCATGGATTCAACGTCGACCGGATGATGGACGCGATGAAGGCGTCACTCGCGGACTTCTCGGCACGATTCGGTCCCTACCAGTTTCCGCAGCTCCGGATCGTCGAGTTCCCCCGCTACTCCCAGTTTGCCCAGGCCTTTCCGGGTACGGTTCCGTTTTCGGAGAACATCGGGTTCATCCTGCGCGCGGGCACCAAGGCGGACGATATCGACACGCCGTACTATGTCACGGCGCATGAGGTGGCGCACCAGTGGTGGTTCCATCAGGTCATTGGCGGCAATGTGCAGGGTGCCACGATGCTGTCCGAAGCGCTGGCGAACTACTCCGCCATCCTGGTCATGGAGAAGACCTTCGGTCGCGAAAACATTCGGAAGTTTCTGCGTGAGCAGCTCGATCAGTACCTTGCCGGTCGGGGGCGTGAGGCGAAGGCTGAGCAGCCGCTCATGCTCGTCGAGAACCAACCCTACATCCACTATAACAAGGGATCGGTTGCCCTGTTTGCGTTGCGCGAGCTGATCGGCGACGAGGCGATGACGCGGGCGTTGTCGCGCTTCGTGCGGGATAAGGCGTTTCAGGCTCCTCCCTATACGACCAGTCGCGAGTTGCTGGCCTATCTGGGGGAGGAGACACCCGATTCAGTGCATGCAGCGATCGACGACCTGTTCCGGACCATCACGCTGTGGGACAATGCGATTGTCGGGGCTACGGCCACGCAGCGAGCCGATGGCAGGTATGAGGTCGCGCTCGATCTCCGCACCGCCAAGTTCCGCGCCGACAGCCTCGGCAACGAGTCACCGACGCCAATGGCCGATCTGATCGAGATTGCCGTGCTGGGAGCACCGGAACCCGGTGCCGAGCTTGGCAGGCCACTCTATCGGGCCCGTCACCGCTTGGGCGCGGGCGACACCACGCTCCGGGTGACGGTCGACGGCAAGCCAAGCCATGCCGGCATCGACCCGTACAACACGCTGATCGACCGCAATCCGCGGGACAACCTGATGCCGGTCCGTCAGCCGTAGGCCGCAGGCAATTCCGCCCGCCGGACGCGTTGCAGGGAGCCGGCCGATCGTCAGGCCGCCCCGCGGTGCTGCGACGATCGGCGGGTGGCCGGCATCCAGTTGCAGGTCCCCACGAAACGAGCTTGGTAATGCGCTCGACCTGGCTGACGGTGCGGATTCTTCTTACCCTGTCGGTGTTGGGCGCGCCGGCAGGGGCCGGGCGTGCCCAGAGCAATCCTCCTTCCGACCCGGTCGCACGATTCGCCACTCGGATGACCATTCCCTCGAGTCGTCTGGGCGAAACTCGCGACCTCGATGTCTGGGTACCCCGGTCGTATGCAGAGGGCACCCGACGCTACCCCACGCTCTGGGTCCTCGATGGCGAGGCCTACCTGCTTTCGGCGGCAGGCGCGGTCCAGTCGATTGCCAATGCCGAACGGATGCCGGAGATGATCGTGGTCGCGGTCAGAAACCGGGATCGTGCCCGGGATCTCACACCACGGTTGGTCCGCACCAGTGCCCCGCCGGAGGGAATGCCGACTTGGGGCGGCGGGTCTTCGTTTCTTGCGTTTCTGCAGTACGAGGCGGTTCCGGCGGTGGAGAGCGCCTTTCGCACTGTGCCCTTTCGCACTATCGTCGGCCACTCCCTCGGTGGGCTGTTTGCGATGTGGTCGACGATCGAGGCACCAGGCCTGTTCCGCGCGAGCCTGATGCTCGATCCGGCGTTGTGGTGGGACAATCGGGCGGTACCCGAGGCGGCCATTGCGTCAATGACGGCGCATCCCGAACGGATCCATCGGCTGGTGAGCATCGAGAACCCTGGCCAGGATGGGTGGCGCCCCGACTGGAGCAGGTTGATGGATGCACGAGCGCAGGGGGTTCGCGCCGACCTGGTCAATCTCGAGGGCGAATCGCACGGGTCGATGTTTCATCTTGGCGTCTATCGAGGTCTGCTGACGCTGTTTGCCGATTGGGTACCGGAGATGCGATACGACGCCAGCCGCGCAACCGAGGCGCCATTGGAAGAGCAGTATGCTCGCTTGAGCCGTGA
This window encodes:
- a CDS encoding alpha/beta hydrolase — encoded protein: MRSTWLTVRILLTLSVLGAPAGAGRAQSNPPSDPVARFATRMTIPSSRLGETRDLDVWVPRSYAEGTRRYPTLWVLDGEAYLLSAAGAVQSIANAERMPEMIVVAVRNRDRARDLTPRLVRTSAPPEGMPTWGGGSSFLAFLQYEAVPAVESAFRTVPFRTIVGHSLGGLFAMWSTIEAPGLFRASLMLDPALWWDNRAVPEAAIASMTAHPERIHRLVSIENPGQDGWRPDWSRLMDARAQGVRADLVNLEGESHGSMFHLGVYRGLLTLFADWVPEMRYDASRATEAPLEEQYARLSRELGYQVPVPSAAREEVRRRAAGVVAERAPKVDPVAAGRLSGRWEGVLRTDPGEPIEIRFEFVAGADTMIVTPTARGLAVGGGDLRGAPSPVSIVGDTVRWEERRGAAMRYLHVGRLDAAGRLVGTVTPQGGPPLPAGFTAPKVTFEVNRVP